Proteins found in one Brachyspira murdochii DSM 12563 genomic segment:
- a CDS encoding glycoside hydrolase family 19 protein: MLNENTLNKIGINKKWLLPLNNAFQKHGITDIKEAAMFLAQTTHESNNYKRLEESFRYTPQRLFEVFKKRVGSLENAKKLCIQGAEAIGNFVYGGRLGNGQDEGYKYRGRGIIQLTGKNNYKNYGKKINADLVNNPDLAKEPNNAIEIALLFWKEKGCGLLARQGDVKGVTKLINGGYNGLEDREERYNNILKILEG; this comes from the coding sequence ATGCTAAATGAAAATACATTAAATAAAATCGGTATAAATAAGAAATGGCTTTTACCATTAAATAATGCTTTTCAAAAACATGGTATTACAGACATAAAAGAAGCTGCTATGTTCTTGGCACAAACAACTCATGAAAGCAATAATTATAAAAGACTTGAAGAGAGCTTCAGATACACTCCGCAAAGGCTTTTTGAGGTATTCAAAAAAAGAGTTGGAAGTTTGGAAAATGCTAAAAAGTTATGTATTCAGGGAGCTGAGGCTATTGGCAACTTTGTTTATGGCGGACGTTTGGGTAATGGCCAAGATGAAGGCTATAAATATAGAGGCAGAGGCATTATTCAGCTTACTGGAAAAAATAATTATAAAAACTATGGTAAAAAAATAAATGCTGACTTAGTTAATAATCCAGACCTTGCCAAAGAGCCTAATAATGCTATAGAGATTGCATTATTATTTTGGAAGGAGAAAGGCTGCGGTTTACTTGCCCGTCAAGGCGATGTGAAAGGAGTTACTAAACTTATTAACGGCGGGTACAATGGACTTGAAGACAGAGAAGAAAGATATAATAATATTTTAAAAATATTAGAAGGTTAA
- a CDS encoding 3'-5' exonuclease translates to MLIAFMIFIFIIVIASFLYSFTFSKKSNVEKVNSNDHIEITFEYNEPRKTGKLLRDFPANYTIIDVETTGLKPREDKIIEIGAIKYRDNKEIDYFSTLVKVDYIPNFISSYTNITNKMVKNAPRVDEAIKQFYDFVGDDILVGYNVPFDIKFLYDALYEVSNGELLLNNDFIDVMYIAKRVLKDLENYKQVTVASYYNISIDNLHRAMGDCKLCSAIYECLQKDILEKWGAFNKFYKKYPKIKNKIENNKNE, encoded by the coding sequence ATGTTAATAGCATTTATGATATTTATTTTTATAATAGTTATAGCTAGTTTTTTATATAGTTTTACTTTCTCTAAAAAATCAAATGTTGAAAAAGTTAATAGCAATGATCACATAGAAATTACTTTTGAATATAATGAACCTAGAAAAACAGGTAAATTATTAAGGGACTTTCCTGCTAATTATACCATAATAGATGTTGAAACTACAGGATTAAAACCTAGAGAAGATAAGATAATAGAAATAGGAGCCATTAAATATAGAGATAATAAAGAAATAGATTATTTTTCAACTTTAGTAAAAGTAGATTATATTCCAAACTTTATAAGTTCATACACAAATATTACTAATAAAATGGTAAAAAATGCACCTAGAGTAGATGAAGCTATAAAACAATTTTATGATTTTGTAGGGGATGATATATTAGTTGGTTATAATGTTCCATTTGATATAAAGTTTTTATATGATGCTTTATATGAAGTTAGTAATGGAGAACTTTTATTAAATAATGATTTTATTGATGTTATGTATATAGCTAAAAGAGTATTAAAAGATTTAGAAAATTATAAGCAAGTAACAGTTGCATCATATTATAACATTAGTATAGATAATTTGCATAGAGCTATGGGAGATTGTAAATTATGCAGTGCTATATATGAATGTTTACAAAAAGATATACTTGAAAAATGGGGAGCATTTAATAAGTTCTACAAAAAATATCCGAAAATAAAAAATAAGATTGAAAATAACAAAAATGAATAA
- a CDS encoding helix-turn-helix transcriptional regulator translates to MKKNTNTCNLCHKRDKCRELCDDMKKAIRNKKNNNDIYSDATFNVFETDISKVIYTFGLSKVEDRDSKRIIIALLKKDQREMLELLAKGYTQKEIAEKLKMSQSNVSQKLNSIKKELQDSMIQIMPYIL, encoded by the coding sequence ATGAAAAAAAATACTAATACCTGCAATTTATGTCATAAGAGAGATAAATGCAGAGAGTTATGTGATGATATGAAAAAAGCAATAAGAAATAAAAAAAATAACAATGATATTTATTCTGATGCTACATTTAATGTATTTGAAACAGATATTTCTAAAGTTATATATACTTTCGGACTTTCAAAAGTAGAAGATAGAGACAGTAAAAGAATAATAATAGCATTACTTAAAAAAGATCAAAGAGAAATGCTGGAACTGCTTGCAAAAGGATATACACAAAAAGAAATAGCAGAAAAATTAAAAATGTCTCAAAGTAATGTATCCCAAAAATTAAATAGTATAAAGAAAGAACTTCAGGATTCAATGATACAGATAATGCCGTATATTTTATAA
- a CDS encoding tyrosine-type recombinase/integrase: MLNAEKYNLYDYSKDVNFIIQFSDYLSIDKSPSTVKTYKNNIIYFFKFIIKQDNDYSIFAEKDYLYICSTEVLYKNINKELLEKYISYQTEHQLSSDIINCRINVVKSYLKFLHKKKIIEAKILIDTFDDIKRPKPIIKEQLVIKANQTLDIIKKIERTSKESFTNQRNILMMLLMSNTGIRRKETAGIDIRNINLENKTITIYKTKGSKPRIVVFSDMIKDVLIDYIAERDEILRKNKIKEQNNLFIKNNGQDLAIETMTMIMRVISKRNKVKITCHSFRRGFATDMAESGTETYLISKMMGHSNINTTTSRYIYVLMNMIKNAMSNHPFNKANTEKINRDNEIKNIKNDFQENITNTLNTIVIKMNELNNRIDKLSIKNR, encoded by the coding sequence ATGCTTAATGCTGAAAAATATAATCTTTATGATTATTCCAAAGATGTCAATTTTATTATTCAATTTTCTGATTATCTTTCTATAGATAAAAGCCCATCAACTGTAAAAACTTATAAAAATAATATTATATATTTTTTTAAGTTCATAATTAAGCAAGATAATGATTATTCTATTTTCGCTGAAAAAGATTATCTATATATTTGTAGTACTGAAGTTCTATACAAAAATATAAATAAAGAATTATTAGAAAAATATATATCATACCAAACAGAACATCAATTATCATCTGATATTATCAACTGCAGAATAAATGTTGTTAAAAGTTATCTGAAGTTTTTGCATAAGAAAAAAATAATAGAAGCTAAAATATTGATAGATACTTTTGATGATATAAAAAGACCAAAGCCAATAATAAAAGAGCAGTTGGTGATAAAAGCAAATCAAACTTTAGATATCATAAAAAAAATAGAAAGAACTTCAAAAGAAAGTTTCACAAATCAAAGAAATATTTTAATGATGCTTTTAATGTCAAACACAGGCATTCGCAGAAAGGAAACTGCAGGAATAGATATTAGAAATATTAATCTTGAAAACAAAACTATAACTATTTATAAAACCAAAGGAAGTAAGCCTCGCATAGTTGTTTTTTCTGATATGATCAAAGATGTATTAATTGATTATATAGCAGAGCGTGATGAGATATTAAGAAAAAATAAAATTAAAGAACAGAATAATCTTTTTATAAAAAATAATGGTCAGGATTTAGCAATAGAAACTATGACTATGATTATGAGAGTAATATCAAAAAGAAATAAGGTAAAAATAACCTGCCATTCTTTTAGACGTGGTTTTGCAACTGATATGGCAGAAAGCGGAACAGAAACTTATTTAATAAGCAAGATGATGGGACATTCAAATATTAATACAACAACGAGCAGATATATTTATGTGCTTATGAATATGATAAAAAATGCAATGAGTAATCACCCATTCAATAAAGCAAATACAGAAAAAATAAATAGAGATAATGAAATCAAAAATATAAAAAATGACTTTCAAGAAAATATAACAAATACACTTAATACAATAGTCATCAAAATGAATGAGCTTAATAACAGGATTGATAAACTGAGTATAAAAAATAGATAG